A window of Bradyrhizobium sp. AZCC 1719 genomic DNA:
GACTTGCCGCTGAGCCGAGAATGAGTGTGCGCGCCCCAATCATTTTAAACTCTCCTGTCCTGCGATTCATGCAGTTGCATGCTGCACTGGTAATCCAAAAATCCTTACTGTGAATGACAAGCCCGTGATGCCGCTTCACTTGGGCTGCGGCTGTGATGTTTTCGCAACGCAGTGGGATCGAACCGCAGGTCGGACGATACTTTTTCAGTCAGATAAGCCGCGCTTATAGCAACAACGTTCTCACCCTGTTGACGGCCGATCGCGGCCAAAGCTTACGAAACGCATATCAGCACTTCCGCGCGCACGTGCCGCTTCGCTTTACCGCGCGCGGAAATCCTGTTCCTACTGTCGCAAATCGGCCGGACCCAAACCGGCCTGCATCCAGGGGGAGAGACCGTCATGAAACTCGGCGCCGCCATCGCAGAAATCATGAAGCGCGAGGGAATCGAAATCCTCTGCGGCTATCCGGTCAATCATCTCATCGAATATGCCGCCAATGCCGATATCCGCCCGGTGATGGTGCGGCAGGAACGCATCGGCGTTCACATGGCGGATGCGATCTCGCGCGTTACCTCGGGCCGCTCGATCGGCGCGTTCTGCATGCAGCACGGGCCCGGCGCCGAGAACGCGATGGGCGGCGTGGCGCAATGCTACGGCGAATCCGTTCCCGTGCTGGTGCTGCCGATGGGCTATGCGCGCAGGCTCGCCAATGTCGACCCGAACTTCAATTCCAGCCAGGCGATGAAGGCGTTCTCGAAGTCATCCGAGCCGATCAATATCGCGGCAGAAGTCTGCAACATCTTCCGGAGAGCGTTCACCAAATTGAAGAACGGCCGGGGGGGACCTGTCATTGTCGAAATCCCGGCCGACATGTGGAACGAGGAAGTGCCGGAGCCTCTCAACTATACGCCGGTGCTGCGCACCCGCTACGGTGCAGACCCCGTGCATGTAAAGGAAGCGGCGGCCCTGCTCGTCGCAGCGAAGCGTCCGGTGATCTATGCCGGTCAGGGCGTGCATTACGCAAAGGCCTGGCCGCAGCTCAGACGGCTGGCCGAGCGCCTCGCCATCCCCGTCACGACAAGCCTTGGCGGCAAGTCGTCATTTCCCGAGACCCATCCGCTATCGCTGGGCTCGGGCGGCCTCGCCGTGCCACGCGCGGTGCCGAAATTCTTGGGCGACGCCGACGTGATCTTCGGCATCGGCTGCTCGTTCACCGAAACCTCGTTCGGCATCGCCATGCCGAAGGGCAAGACCATCATTCATTCGACGCTCGATCCCAATCATCTCAACAAGGATGTCGAGGCCAAAATCGGTCTGGTCGGCGATGCCGCCCTGGTCCTCGATGCCTTGCTGGAAGAGATCGGCAAGACCGTTACGTCCGATCGGGACGCAACCGCGGTCGCCGCCGAGATCGCCGCCTCTCACAAGGAGTGGCTGGCGAAATGGATGCCGAAGCTGACGCATAACGAGGCGCCGCTGAGCCCCTATCGCGTGCTGTGGGACCTGCAGCACACTGTCGACATCAACAACACCATCATCACCCACGACGCCGGCAGCCCGCGCGACCAGCTCTCGCCGTTCTGGAAATCGGTCGAGCCTCTGTCCTATATCGGCTGGGGCAAGACCACGCAGCTCGGCTACGGCCTTGGCCTTGCGATGGGCGCCAAGCTGGCAAAACCCGACAAGCTCTGCATCAACGTCTGGGGCGACGCCGCGATCGGCTTCACCGGCATGGATTTCGAAACCGCGGTGCGCGAGCGCATCCCGATCATGTCGATCCTGCTGAACAATTTTTCCATGGCGATCGAATTGAAGGTGATGCCGATCTCGACCGAGAAATACCGCTCCACCGACATTTCCGGCGACTACGCCGCGATGGCGCGCGCGTTCGGCGGCTATGGCGAGCGGGTGTTGAGGCCGGAAGACATCATCCCCGCCATCAAGCGCGGTATCCAGAAGACGCAAGAAGGCGTCCCGGTGCTGTTGGAATTCATCACCAGCAAGGAGACCGAGGTGTCGCGACCGGGGACTTGAGGCCCGAGCAACCGCCCTCGCCGATGCGCGCGTCACCATCATCTAAACCGGGCTTCGGCAGTGCACCGGAGGGTCCCCAAACAAAAATCTCGAAAACAACCCCATGCAAAGTAGAGGAGGCTCGGCGGCCGCGGTAACGCCTTACTCCGCCGGGCCGGCGAGCGGCCGCTCTTTCATGAGGACATCACCGCCCGGCAGCAGGCGTGTATGACGGATTCGAATGGATCGCGCCGCTCATTCCCGATGGTCGCCGAAAGGCCACCTTTAGACCTCCATGAGCGCTGGCTCTAACGCTTCCAAGATGAAATAATCCAGTTGGAACCGCGGCGCGAGTGACCAATCGATCATGCGCCGCGCTCCGGGCATGGACAGTTGGAATGGCGACGCTTCCCGAGAACAGGTCGGTCGCGATCGATGAGCTGGAATCAGCCATCACCGAGATGGAGTCGCGCCTCGAATCCGCCCGCGCCGAACGCAACGAGGCGAAGGCACGCCAGGTCGAGCTCGAGATCGAGAATGCGAATCTGCGTCGAGAACTGAACCTCGCGCGTGAGCAGCAGAAGGCTTCCGCCGGCATTCTCAGTGTCATCAGCAGTTCGGTGGCCGATACCAAACCGGTATTCGAAAGCATCCTCTCCAGCATCAAGCATCTTTTTGACAGCGAGGAGAGCCTGATTTTTCTCGCCAGCGAAGAAGGCCTGTTGCAAATTGCCGCCGCGCGCGGGGCAAACGCCGAGGCGGCGCGCGAGCGGTTTCCAATTCCGATTGAAGGAACGGCAAGCGAGCTTGCGATTCGCGAGCGACGCCTGGTGCGTTCTGCCGACGTCCAGAACGATCCGGACGTGCCGATCGACCTGCGCGAGACCGCTCGCAGGATCGGGCAAAACTATTCGATGGCCATTGCACCCATGCTCTGGAAAGACCAGGCAATCGGCACGATTTTCGTGGGCCGCACCTCGATGGTGCCGTTTACGGACCGGGAGTGCGAACTGCTGAACAGTTTCGCCGACCAGGCGGTCATTGCAATCCAGAACGCACGGCTGGTCAACGACACCCGCGAGGCGCTGGAACGGCAGACCGCGACCGCCGACATCCTCAAGGTGATCGCCTCCTCGCCTTCGGACGTGCAGCCGGTGTTCGAAGCCATCGCAGAAAGCGCCAAGCATTTGCTGGGCGGGTTCTCAACCACGGTACTGCATTTCATCGGCGATGAGCTTCATCTGGTCGCCTACACACCGACCAGTCCTGAAGCCGATGAAGCGCTGAAGGCCTCCTTCCCGCGCAAGCTCGCGGAATTCCCGACCTTTGCACTGGTCCGCAACGGCGAGACCATCCAGTTTGCCGATACCGAAGCCGAAGAGGTGCCGGACGCAAACCGTGAATTGGCCCGGCTGCGCGGCTTCCGCAGCGTGCTGTTCACGCCGCTGATGAACCGCGGCACGCCGGTCGGCATGCTCAGCGTGACGCGCAAAGAGCCCGGCGCCTTCGCGCCTCACCACGTACAACTGCTGCAGACCTTCGCCGACCAGGCGGTGATCGCAATCGAGAATGCGCGGCTGTTCAACGAAACCAAGGAAGCGTTGGAACGGCAGACCGCCACGGCCGATATCCTCAAGGTCATTGCGTCCTCGCCGTCCGACGTACAGCCGGTGTTCGACGCCATTGCACACAGCGCCAATCGCCTGATCGGCGGCTTCTCGGCCGCCGTGTTCCGCTACATCGACCACAAGATCCATCTGGCGGCCTTCACGCCAACTGATCCGGCCGGCGATGCCGTGCTGCAGTCCTCATTCCCGGTGCCGCTGGAGGAGTTTCCGCCCCACCGGCTGACGTGCGACGGCGCGCCGGCTGAACTGCCCGACACCGATCTCGAACCGGCGGCGCGCGACATCGCGCGCGCCCGCGGCTACCGCAGCATGCTTTTCGCACCGCTGATGAATGACGGCGCGGCGACCGGCATCATCACCGTCACCCGCGTCGCGCCCGGCCCGTTCGGCGAACAACATACCCGCTTGCTGCAGATGTTCGCCGACCAGGCCGTGATCGCGATAAAGAATGTCCGCCTGTTCGATGAGGTGCAGGCCAAGACCCGTGAGCTTGAGGAAGCTCTCACCTATCAGACCGCGAGCAGCAACATCCTCGGCGTCATCGCCTCTTCACCTACGGAGGTTGCACCCGCGCTGCAAGCGATCGTAGAGAGCGCCTGCAAGCTTTGTGATGCCTATGACGCCAATGTGCTGTTGAAGATCGGCAACGATCTGCATTTCAGCGCGCATCACGGGCCAATACCGACAGGTACGCACGCGCGTCCGCTCAATCGGGAATGGGTCACGGGACGCTCGGTTGTCGACAAAGTGCCGGTGCAGGTCCCGGATTTCGAGGCTCCGGACGCGGCCGAATTCCCCGAGGGGCAGCGGCAGTCGCGCGAACAGGGTCACCGCTGTACACTGAGCGTACCGTTGTTGCGGGAGGGAGAAGCAATTGGCGCGATCGCCCTTCGCCGGATGGAGCCCGTTGCCTTCAGCGACAAGCAGATCAGCCTGTTGCAGACCTTTGCCGATCAAGCCGTGATTGCCATCGGCAATGTGCGACTTTTCGAAGAGGTGCAGGCCAGGACGCGCGATCTGCAGGAAGCCCTCACCTACCAGACCGGCAGCGCCAACATTCTGCAGGTGATCGCCTCCTCGCCGACCGACCTCGATCCGGTACTGCAGTCTATCGTCGAAAGCGCCTGTGATCTGTGTGCGGCAAGCGATGCGGTCGTGCAGCTCCGGGACGGCGACGATCTGCGCTTCAGGGCGCATCATGGCCCCATCGATATCAATGTCGAGAAATGGCCGATCGGACGCGACTGGGCAGCCGGTCGGGCTTTCCTGGACCAGACCACAGTCCACGTGACCGACGTTTTCTCGGAACAAGCGAACGACTTCGCCGGCAGCCGGGAGCTGTCGCATCACACCGGCGGCGACGGCGTCCGCACCGTCCTGAGCGTCCCCCTGCTGCGCGAGGGCGAGAGCCTGGGAGCCCTCACGCTTCGCCGCCAAGAGGTGGAGCCATTCAGCGACAAGCAAATCGCCCTGCTCCGGACCTTTGCCGATGAGGCGGTGATCGCCATCGGCAATGTGCAGCTGTTCGAGGAGGTGCAGGCGCGGACGCGCGAGCTGTCAAAATCCCTCGAGGACCTCCGCACCGCGCAGGACCGCCTCGTGCAGACCGAAAAGCTCGCCTCGCTCGGGCAGCTCACCGCGGGCATCGCCCACGAGATCAAGAACCCGCTGAACTTCGTCAACAATTTCGCAGCCCTATCAGCGGAGTTGACCGACGAGCTGAACGACGTCCTCAAGCCCACTGAGCTCGCCGAAGAGGTCCGTGCGGAAGTCGATGAGTTGACGGGGCTGTTGAAAGACAACCTGGAAAAGGTCGTACAGCACGGCAAGCGCGCCGATTCCATCGTCAAGAACATGCTCTCGCATTCGCGCGAAGGCGGCGGCGAGCATCGGCCGTCCGACATCAATGCGCTGGTCGATGAGAGCCTCAACCTCGCCTATCACGGCGCCCGCGCCGAGCAGCCGGGCTTCAACGTCACACTCGAGCGCGATTTCGATCCGGCCGCCGGTCAGGTCGACCTGTTCCCGCAGGAGATCACCCGCGTCCTCCTCAATCTCGTCTCGAACGGGTTCTATGCCGTGACCAAGCGCCGAAAGGAAAGCGGCGAACCCGGCTTCGAGCCGACACTGCGGGCCGGCACCAAGGACCTCGGCGATGCCGTCGAAATCCGCATCCGCGACAACGGCACCGGCATTCCGCCCGAGGTAAGGGAGAAGATGTTCAATCCGTTCTTCACCACCAAGCCGGCCGGCGAAGGTACTGGTCTGGGCCTATCGATGAGCCACGATATTATCGTGAAGCAACATGGCGGCACCATTGACGTCGATACTGAACAAGGCCATTTCACCGAATTCCGCATCGTGCTGCCGCGAACAAGCAATTTTGCGGAAAAGTCCAGAGGATAGCCGTGAGTGTTCTGGTTCTAGTTGTGGATGACGAGCCCGACGTGGAAGCGTTGTTCCGCCAGCAATTCCGCCGCGACCTGCGTGCACAGCGATTCGTCATGGACTTCGCCAGGTCAGCGCCTGACGCTTTGGCGCGGGTCGGCTCGACCATCGAGCATTCGCTGATCCTGATCCTGTCCGACATCAACATGCCCGGCATGACCGGGCTGGAAATGCTGCCCAAGGTCAAGGAGATGCGGCCAGAGGTACCGGTCATCATGATCACGGCCTATGGCGATGCCGACACCAAACGCAAGGCGCTCGAGAATGGCGCAACTGACCTTCTGACCAAACCGATCGACTTCGTGACGCTGCGTCAGGAGATCGATGCCAGGCTCGAGCAAGCCGCATGACCGCAACCATCCTCGTGGTCGATGATGAGCCGGATCTGGAGGCGCTGATCCTTCAGAAATTCCGACGGCAGGTTCGCGACGGATTGGTCAGCTTCATGTTTGCGCGTGATGGGCTCGAGGCGTTGCAGTCGCTCGAAGCGCATCCGCACGTCGACCTGGTGGTCTCCGACATCAACATGCCACGAATGGACGGCTTGTCGCTGCTTGCCAAGCTGCAAGAATTTGAGGACAAGAAATCGACCATTGTCGTGTCGGCTTACGGCGACATGAACAACATCCGCACCGCGATGAATCGCGGCGCATTCGATTTCGTGACCAAGCCGATCGATTTCGCCGATCTCGAAGCGACGATCGACAAGACCCTTCGGCACATAGAAGTGCTGCGCGAGGCGCGTCGCCGTCAGGTGGAAGCCGAGCGCGCCCATGCTTCGCTCTCCCGCTATTTCTCGCCCGCGCTCGCCAAGCGGCTGGCGGCCAGCGTAGGCGACGGCACGGAGGTAACCTGGCGCGACGTTGCGGTCATCTTCACCGACATAACCGGCTTCACCTCGCTCGTGGAGACTGCCGCGCCCGAACTCCTTGGAGAATTGCTTAACGAATATGTGGCCGGAATGACCGATGTCGTCTTCGCGCATGAGGGGACCGTGGCAAAGGTGATCGGCGATGCGATCGAGGTACTGTTCAATGCGCCCAGCGACCAGCCCGACTATGCGACGCGTGCAGTCGCCTGTGCGCGGGAGCTCGACGCATGGGGGGAAGCGTTTCGCGAACGGTGGAAGGCGAGAGGCGTGAATTTCGGCGCCACCCGCATCGGCGTTCACGCCGGTCCTGCACTGGTCGGCAATTTCGGGGGCAGCCGCTTCTTTGACTACACTGCTTACGGCGACACCATCAACACGGCAGCCAGGCTTGAAGCGGCGAACAAGTTTCTCGGCACACGGATCTGCGTCAGCGCGACAATTGTAAACGCAGTGGAGAATTTCATGGGCCGACCGGTCGGCGATCTCGTGCTGCGTGGGCGCAGCGAACCATTGCGCGCCTACGAGCCCCTATCGGCTGCGAGTTTCGGTGCTCCGGCGGCATCGCAGTATGGCGAAGCTTTCGCCAGGCTCGAGGCCGGTGATGGCAATGCAATGCCGGCCTTTGCCGCGCTCGTCGGCTCGCACGCCGAGGATCCTCTGGCCAACTTTCACCTAAAGCGGCTCCTCAACGGCGCGAAGGGTGTCCGTATCCAGCTTGAATAGCCAAGCAGCCCTACTCCGCCATCTCCGCCGGTGTCGACGGGCCGGCCAGGGGCCGCTCCTCCATCGCAACAATGCAAAGCGCGGCGCAGGCCAAGAGCGCGGTGGCGGCGCCGAACACGTAGCGGAATGCGGTGATCATGTCGGCTATTGGTATCGCATTCGCCGGTCCCCGGTGTTCGCCGAGCGAGATCCCGGCGCCCAGCGCCATCAAGAGGATCGCGCTGAAGGCAGCGACCGTGAACGACGACATCAGCGCCCGGAAGAAGTTCATCGCCCCGGTGACGGTGCCGATCTGCGGGCGCGCCACCGCGTTCTGCAGCGAGACCACGCTGACCGGGAACGTCGTGCCAAGCCCGAGCGCGAACAGCGACAGGACGATCAGCAAGCCCCACAGCGGCAGCGTCGTCACGGTCAGCACCATACCGAAGATCGCCGCCGCCGAAGTGCCCACGATGGCCACGCGCTTGTAATGCTTGGCCCGCGCCATGGTCCGTCCGGCGATCGCGGCACCACAGGTGGAGATCGCGGCGAGCGGAATCAGCGCGAGCCCCGCTTCGCTCGCGGTCAGATGATAGACGACCTCGTAGTACAGCGGCAGATGCACGGTCAGCCCGGTGATGGCGCCGAGCGCGCAAGCGCCCGCCACCATGGCGTATGGCACCACCGTCCCACCGAGGAGCGGCAGCGGCAGGAACGGCTCTTCGGCATTGCGCGCGTGCCAGACAAAGGCGAGCGCCAGCGCCACCGAGGCGCCGATCATCGCCATGATCGCGGGCGACAGCCAGGCATAACGGTTGCCGCCCCAGGTGAGCACCAGCATGACCACGACGGCTGACGCCATCAGCAGCACGCCGCCGAGCCAGTCGACCTTGCGGCGCCGGTGGAACACCGGGATCTTGCCCATCTTCGGCAGCAGCAGAAACATCGCGCCGACCGCAAGCGGCACGTTGATCCAGAAGATCATCGACCAGTGCAGATGCTCGGCGAAGACGCCGCCGAGCACAGGGCCCATCAGCCCAGCCGCCATCCAGACGCCGCTGAAATAGGCCTGATACTTGCCGCGCTCGCGTGGGCTCACGACGTCGGAGATCACGGTCTGCACGACCGGCATGATGCCGCCGCCGCCAAGCCCCTGCAGGCCGCGCGCAACGATCAATACCGGCATGTTCGGCGCCACCGCGCAAAGAATCGAGCCGACCGTGAACAGGGCAAGCGAAACCGTGATCATGACGCGGCGGCCGTAGATGTCGCTCAGCGTGCCGAATACGGGTGCAACCGCGGTCGAGGCCAGGAGATAGGCGGTGATGACCCAGGACAGATTGCTGACGTCGTTGAACTGGCGGCCGATGGTCGGCAGCGCCGTCGCCACGATGGTCTGGTCGAGCGCCGCCAGGAACATCGTCAGCAGCAGGCTCATCAGGATGGTGCGGACCTCGTCCGGCGTCAGCGGCGCGGGCGGCGCAATCGGCGGCGCATCGCTGACCTCAATGACCTCTGTCGTGATGCGCGAGAGCTCGCCGCCGATATCGTCGGGCAATGTCGTCTGGTCGGCAGGTTCACGGCCCTGCCGTTGGTGCTGGTTCATGTCGGACGTAATATTGTTCTGCGCGACCAAAGCCGCCGAGATGGATTCGCCATATAGCGAGCACCTTAGAGGGCAAATTCCTCTCGGGGCAGCGCCTCGTGCGCATGGGTGCATCCCGCGAGAATATCGTCGCGTTTCCGTGATCGATCAGGTCGGGAGGTTCAGGCTTTGGGCCGCTTCTTGAGCCGCGCCCGCTTCGGCAATAAGGCCGGCCATTGCACGATGTGGTCCTCGAGCTCTTCGTCGGGGATCTCGTCCTCGGTGCCCTGGACCCGCCCGCGCACCGAAACGCCGGCTTCATGCACGGTATTGGGATCGCCCGAGATCAGCGGATGCCACCAATAGAGATCGCGTCCCTCGGCGACCAGCTTGTAGCCGCAGCTCGGCGGAAGCCAGGTCAGGGTGCGGACGTTCTCGGGCGTCAGGCGGACACAATCCGGAACCTTGTCGGAACGGTTCTGGTAGTCCTTGCACGTGCACAGGCCGGAATCGAGCAGCTTGCAGGAAACATGGGTAAAGTAGATTTTGCCGGTATCCTCGTCTTCGAGCTTTTCCAGGCAGCAGCGCGCGCAACCGTCGCACAGGCTTTCCCATTCGGCGTTGGACATCTCCTCCAACGTCTTGGTTTTCCAGAAGAAACCCTCCTGGCCGGAAGGCGATTTGCGCGGCGCGGTCATGCAATCAATCGTTTTCTCAGGCTCGGTCGGCTGCGGCCCTTCTAGGAGGTCCGGCAACGGAAGCGCAAGCGGGGCACACTACGGAGCCAAAAGCCAACGGCAGCGTTAGGCCTGACCGTCAAAATGGTGAGCGAGAGCATTGGTTTATAGCCCCCGCTCGGATAGAACAATGGCGAGTCTCCGAGGCCGTAAAAGCGCCTTGGGTTTGCCGCAACATCCAAGCAAGACGTCTCGACCGGCCCCGCCGGACGCGACCAGAACAGATCAAGGGCCCCGGTGCGCCAGATCGTACCTCCAGAGCTGCAGCAGAAGATCCGGAACTTCCTTCTGGATCTGGATGCGCGTATCGACTCGACGCTGTTCTCGTCGGGCAAGGGCCTGCGCGAGCTGTACGAGCGCTACTCCACCTTCATGGACCGCTTCTATGTCGGCCGCTGGAAGCGCTGGGTATTCATCGAACCATTTTCGGAAGCCGCCACCATCGGCCTGGGTGGCCTGATCGTGATGCTGGCGCTGGCGATCCCTGCGTTTCGCGAGACCGCCGACGACGACTGGCTGAAGAAATCCGATCTCGCGGTGCAGTTCCTCGACCGCTACGGCAACCCGATCGGCAACCGCGGCATCAAGCATAACGACTCGATCCCGCTGGAAGATTTTCCGGACAATCTGATCAAGGCGACGCTCGCGACCGAAGACCGCCGCTTCTACGACCATTTCGGCATCGACTTCCCCGGTACCGCGCGCGCGCTTGTGACCAACGCGCAGGCCGGCGGCGTGCGCCAGGGCGGTTCTTCGATCACGCAGCAATTGGCGAAGAACCTGTTCCTGAGCAACGAGCGCACCATCGAGCGCAAGGTGAAGGAAGCTTTCCTTGCGATTTGGCTCGAGACGCGGCTGACCAAGAACGAAATCCTGAAGCTATATCTGGACCGCGCCTATATGGGCGGCGGCACGTTCGGCGTCGACGGCGCGGCGCATTTCTACTTCAACAAGTCGGCGCGCGACGTCACTTTGGCGGAATCGGCGATGCTGGCCGGGCTGTTCAAGGCGCCGACCAAATACGCCCCGCACATCAACCTGCCCGCCGCCCGCGCCCGCGCCAACATCGTGCTCGACAACCTCGTCGATGCCGGCTTCATGACCGAAGGCCAGGTGTTCGGCGCCCGGCGCAACCCGGCCTTCGCCGTCGACCGCCGCGACGAAAACTCGCCGAACTACTATCTCGACTACGCCTTTGAGGAAATGCGCAGGCTGGTCGATACCTTCCCGAAATCCTACACCGAGCGCGTCTTCGTGGTCCGTACCTCGATCGACATCAACGTGCAGCGCGCCGCCGAGGAAACGGTCGAAAACCAGCTCCGCCAGTTCGGCCGCGACTACCACGCGACGCAGGCATCCGTCGTGGTTGCCGACCTCGATGGCGGCGTCCGCGCCATGGTGGGCGGACGCGACTATGGCGCGAGCCAGTTCAACCGCGCGACCGACGCCTACCGGCAGCCGGGCTCCTCGTTCAAGCCCTATGTCTATGCCACGGCGCTCATGAACGGTTACACCCCGAACTCGAAAGTGGTCGACGGCCCGGTCTGCATCGGCAACTGGTGCCCGCAGAATTATGGCCACTCCTATTCCGGCTCGGTGACGCTGACCCAGGCGATCACCCGCTCGATCAACGTCGTGCCGGTGAAGCTGTCGATTGCGCTCGGCGGCAAGGTGGCGAACCCGGCCAAGGCTGGGCGTGCCAAGATTACCGAGGTGGCACGCCGGTTCGGCCTCACGGCGCCCCTGCCCGATACGCCCTCGATGCCGATCGGTTCCGATGAAGTCACCGTGCTCGAACACGCGGTCGCCTACGCGACCTTCCCGAACAAGGGCAAAGCGGTGAAACCTCACGCGGTGCTGGAAGTGCGCACCGGCGCCGGCGACCTGGTCTGGCGCTTCGACCGCGACGGCAAGAAGCCGGTGCAAGCCATTCCCGCCTCCGTCGCCGCCGACATGTCGGAAATGATGAGCCATGTCGTCAGCGAAGGCACCGCCCGCCGCGCCGCGATCGACGGCATCCCGACCGCGGGCAAGACCGGCACCACCAACGCCTACCGCGACGCCTGGTTCGTCGGTTTCACCGGCAACTTCACCTGCGCGGTCTGGTACGGCAACGACGACTACTCGCCCACCAACCGCATGACCGGCGGCTCGCTTCCCGCGCAGACCTGGCACGACATCATGGTCGTCGCGCATCAGGGCGTCGAGGTGAAGGAGATCCCAGGCTACGGCATGGGCACGAAGCAGCCCCAGCCCGCCCAATCCGCCAGCGCCGCGGCCAATGGCGCGGCACGGGCGCCGGAGACCAAGCCGGGGCCGCCGCCAGTATTGACCAAGCGCGGCGCGGATATTCTGGTGCGCGTCGAGAAACTGCTCGACGAGGCCGGGAGGGCCGCGGGCAAGACCTCGTCCAACGACCAGAAGCAGCCCTCCAAGCCGATCACGTCAGGCGCGCTGGCGTTCCCGGAGAACTATGTGGCAGCCGCTGGCGAGCGGGCCGCGCCGGCGGAGCGGAAGAATTAAAAGGCATGATCCGGCAGAATCTTAACCGGCGTTCCTCGGAACAGATGCGAAGCGTCCGCCCCGACATGTTCGAAACAAGAGCAGCGCTTCAGGTTTCGGATGAAGCCGGTTCAAGCGGAATCTGACGCCGTGAGAGTTCGGAGCACTGGCCTGTGCGGCTGATCTTCATCACCTTGCTGGCATTGGCGCTTGCCACGGCCGTAGGTCTCGGCTCGACCTACCTGACGGCGACGCGCGGCACCGATCTCGGCACGCTCACGATCGGCGCCTGGACCGCGCGGCCCAAGGCCGGCAGTTCCGAAATCGATCCCTATTCGCGCGCCTCGATTGCCCGCAGCGGCGAATTGCCTGTTGGCACCGGCGACGGCATCGCCTTCACGGCCACCACCGACGACAAGAACAAGCCGCTCGACGGGCGCTGCGACG
This region includes:
- a CDS encoding transglycosylase domain-containing protein, whose product is MRQIVPPELQQKIRNFLLDLDARIDSTLFSSGKGLRELYERYSTFMDRFYVGRWKRWVFIEPFSEAATIGLGGLIVMLALAIPAFRETADDDWLKKSDLAVQFLDRYGNPIGNRGIKHNDSIPLEDFPDNLIKATLATEDRRFYDHFGIDFPGTARALVTNAQAGGVRQGGSSITQQLAKNLFLSNERTIERKVKEAFLAIWLETRLTKNEILKLYLDRAYMGGGTFGVDGAAHFYFNKSARDVTLAESAMLAGLFKAPTKYAPHINLPAARARANIVLDNLVDAGFMTEGQVFGARRNPAFAVDRRDENSPNYYLDYAFEEMRRLVDTFPKSYTERVFVVRTSIDINVQRAAEETVENQLRQFGRDYHATQASVVVADLDGGVRAMVGGRDYGASQFNRATDAYRQPGSSFKPYVYATALMNGYTPNSKVVDGPVCIGNWCPQNYGHSYSGSVTLTQAITRSINVVPVKLSIALGGKVANPAKAGRAKITEVARRFGLTAPLPDTPSMPIGSDEVTVLEHAVAYATFPNKGKAVKPHAVLEVRTGAGDLVWRFDRDGKKPVQAIPASVAADMSEMMSHVVSEGTARRAAIDGIPTAGKTGTTNAYRDAWFVGFTGNFTCAVWYGNDDYSPTNRMTGGSLPAQTWHDIMVVAHQGVEVKEIPGYGMGTKQPQPAQSASAAANGAARAPETKPGPPPVLTKRGADILVRVEKLLDEAGRAAGKTSSNDQKQPSKPITSGALAFPENYVAAAGERAAPAERKN